The Oryzihumus leptocrescens sequence ACTCCCGGGCCCTGCCCGACGCCCGCGACGGCCTCAAGCCGGTGCAGCGCCGCATCCTCTACGGCATGAGCGAGCTCGGGCTGCGCCCCGACCGCGGCCACGTCAAGTCCAGCCGCGTCGTCGGCGAGGTCATGGGCAAGTACCACCCGCACGGCGACGGCGCGATCTACGACGCCCTCGTGCGCATGGCCCAGCCGTTCACGATGCGCCTGCCGCTGGTCGACGGGCACGGCAACTTCGGCTCCCTCGACGACGGCCCGGCCGCCTCCCGATACACCGAGGCCCGGCTGGCCCCCGCCGCGCTGCTGATGACCGGCAGCCTGGACGAGGAGACCGTCGACTTCGTCCCCAACTACGACGACCAGCTGCTCCAGCCGGGCGTCCTGCCGGCGGCCTACCCCAACCTGCTCGTCAACGGCGCCAGCGGCATCGCCGTGGGCATGGCCACGAGCATGCCGCCGCACAACCTCGTCGAGGTCATCGGTGCGGCCCGGCACCTCATCGCCAACCCGCAGTGCTCGCTGGACGACCTGATGAAGTTCGTCCCCGGGCCGGACCTGCCCGGCGGCGGCAAGATCGTCGGGCTCGAGGGCATCCGCGACGCCTACCTGAACGGCCGCGGCACCTTCCGCACGCGCGCCACCACCCGGATCGAGAACGTCACGCCCCGCAAGAAGGGCATCGTCGTCACCGAGCTGCCCTACCTCGTCGGCCCCGAGAAGGTCATCGAGAAGATCAAGGACAACGTCCAGTCCAAGAAGCTGCAGGGCATCAGCGACGTCAAGGACCTCACCGACCGCAAGCACGGCCTGCGCCTGGTCATCGAGGTCAAGAACGGCTTCAACCCCGAGGCGGTGCTGGAGCAGCTCTACAAGCTGACCCCGATGGAGGACTCCTTCGGCATCAACAACGTCGCGCTCGTCGACGGCCAGCCGCGCACCCTGGGCCTGAAGGACCTGCTGCGCGTCTACGTCGACTTCCGCACCGACGTGGTCCGCCGCCGCAGTGCCTACCGGCTGCGCAAGCGGGAGGAGCGCCTGCACCTGGTCGAGGGCCTGCTCATCGCGATCCTCGACATCGACGAGGTCATCCAGGTGATCCGCAGCTCCGAGGACGCCGCGGTGGCCAAGGACCGCCTGATGGAGGTCTTCGACCTCTCCGACCCGCAGGCGACCTACATCCTGGACCTGCAGCTGCGCCGCCTGACGAAGTTCTCCCGCGTCGAGCTGGAGACCGAGAAGGCCGAGCTCGAGCGCCAGATCGAGGCGCTGCGCGCCATCCTCGGCGACGAGAAGCTGCTGCTCAAGACCGTGTCCTCCGAGCTCGCCGACGTCGCCAAGGCCCACGGCACGCCGCGGCGCACCGTGCTGCTGGAGTCGGCCGGCACCCCCCTGACGGCGTCCTCGCCGCTGGAGGTCAGCGACGACCCGTGCTGGGTGCTGCTGTCCTCCACCGGCCTCATGGCCCGCACCACCACCGCCGACCCGCTGTCCAACGAGGGCGGCCGGCACAAGCACGACGCGGTGGTCGCCACCGTGCGCACCACCGCCCGCGGGTATGTCGGGCTGGTCACCTCGCGCGGCCGGATGATCCGCCTGTCCGCGCTGGAGCTGCCCACCCTGCCGCCGACCAACGGCGCGCCGTCGCTGTCCGGCGGGGCGCCGCTGGCCGCCTTCGTCGACCTGCCTCGCGGCGAGGAGCCGCTGACGCTGGTCTCGCTGCGGGAGGACTCCCCCGGGATCGCCCTCGGCACCGCCCTCGGCGTGGTCAAGCGGGTCACCACCGACTACCCCGGCAACAAGGACGACTGGGAGGTCATCTCGCTCAAGGACGGCGACGCGGTCGTCGGCGCGGTCGAGCTGACCACCGGCCAGGAGGACCTGGTCTTCCTCACCAACGTCGCCCAGCTGCTGCACTTCTCCGCCGCGGTCGTGCGCCCGCAGGGCCGCCCGGCCGGCGGCATGGCGGGCATCAAGCTGGCCGGCGACGAGCGGGTGGTCTTCTTCGGTGCGGTCGACCCCGCGGCGGACAACGTCGTGGTGACCTCGGCCGGGTCCTCCGGCGCCCTGCCCGGCACCGAGGCCGGCTCGCTGAAGGTCACGCCCTACGCCGAGTACCCCGCCAAGGGCCGCGCGACCGGCGGCGTCCGGGCGCACCGGTTCCTGCGCGGCGAGGACACCCTGCTGCTGGCCTGGGTCGGGGCCGTGCCGGCGCGGGCTGCTGCCGCCAACGGGGTGGCCGTCGACCTGCCGCCGGCCACGGGCAAGCGGGACGGCTCCGGCACCCCGGCGCCGACCCCGATCGCCGCGATCGCCCCCGCGTTCCCGGCCGGTCCGGCCGACCAGGAGCCCGGGGCCGCCGTCCCGGCCGAGGCCGAGCTGCCGCCGGGCGACGGCGAGGGCGAGTGACCGAGGCGCCCAGCGGCCACGGCCACAGCGCACCCGGCGCCTGCTCGGTGCTCTGGGACCAGGCGCACGCCCCGGCCCCGGGCACGGCCGCGCAGGCACGGTTCTGGGTGGCGCTGGAGCAGCCCGGCCCGTGGGGTCGTGAGGCGGCGACCCAGTCCCACCTCGACCCCGACGTCGGGGCCGGCCTCGACCGGCTCTGCGCCGAGCACGGCGGGCGGCTGCTGCTCATCCGCCGTCCGGGCACGCACGCCGACCGGCGTGGCAGCGAGGGGCAACGCGTCTACGTCGCCGGTGGCCTGACCGACCGGCCGTGGCTGCTCGAGGCGGACCTCGACCTGCCCTCCCAGCTCGGCCGGCTGCCGTGGCCGGCCCTGGCGGCGGGAGACATCGACATCGTCCTCGACGCGGTGCCCGAGCTCGAGGAGGCATCCGACCCGGTGCTGCTGGTGTGCACGAACTCTCGCCGGGACGTGTGCTGCGCGCTGCGCGGACGCCCGGTGGCGCTGGCCGCCGCGCAGGCCCGCCCGGGACGGGTGTGGGAGTGCTCCCACACCGGCGGGCACCGGTTCGCGCCCACGGGCGTGCTGCTCCCCTGGGGCCAGACGCTCGCCCGGCTCGACGAAGACCTCGCCGTCGAGGTGCTCGACGCGGCGGAGCGCGGTGAGCTGCCCGCCGCCGCGCTCGGGCCGTGGCACGACCGGGGCCGCAGCGTCCTCGAGCCACCGGCGCAGGCGGTGGAGGCAGCCCTGCGCGAGCAGCTCGGCGAGCTGGACCTCATCGCCTTGTCGACCTCCGCCGAGCCCGACCCCGAGGACTCGACCGCGTGGCGGTGCACGGTGAGCCACCGCGATGGCCGCTGCTGGTCGGTGCGGGTGGAGCGGCTCATGGGCGACCACCTGCCGGAGTCGTGTGGCAAGGCGCCTGTGGCCACGTGGTCGTGGAGGGTGGGACCGGCCTCCCTCGTCTGAAGCGGCCGAGCACCCTTCTCCGGCAGTTGATCCCGCCCGCCGCAGCATCGAGCGCGTGGGCTCTCCTTCGGGCACAGCACTCCCGGGATCCGGCGCCGCAGCCGGAAACCCTTCAACCCGAGCCTTTTCCGTCCGTGGGACGGGGACACCCCCGCCACGGCAACGACACGAGCTTCGCCGAGCCCGGCCAGGGCGGCGACCGCAGATGGTGGCGGCCGGCATACGGCTCGGCCTTTTATCGCGGCGGGGGCGCGCGTGAGGGATCGGTTACCCGATCGTTATGCCTGCAGACCCCACCTGCGGTTGCGAGGTCGTGTGCAAGCGTTTTTACTCAGGTGTCTGATATCCCTCAGTGTCGAGGTGCTCAGCCCCCGGCACGCCATTGATTCGGAGGCGGGCGGATGGCCCACGACACAAGAAGGCGCCGCGCACGCGTGGCGTTCGCAGCGGCCGCCACAGTCGCCCTGGTGACTGCGGGGTGCAGCAGCGGCAGTTCTTCCTCGAGCAGCTCGGCGCAGGCAGGCGCCAGCTCCCGTGGGCCGATCACGTTCGTCACGGGCAAGGACAACAGCAACGTCTGGGCGCCCACGATCGCGAAGTGGAACTCGGCCCACCCCAACGAGAAGGTCACGCTCAAGGAGCAGACCGACCAGGCCGACCAGCAGCACGACGACATCGTGCAGCACATGCAGGCCAAGGACCCCAGCTACGACATCGTCACCGTGGACGTCGTCTGGACCGCCGAGTTCGCGGCCAAGGGCTGGCTGGTCCCGCTCAAGGGCCAGTTCGCCATGGACACGAGCAAGCTGCTCAAGCCGACCGTGGTCGCGGCGACCTACAACAACACGCTCTACGCCGCGCCGTTCGCCAGTGACGGCGGGCTGCTCTACTACCGCAAGGACCTCGTCCCGACGCCTCCCAAGACGCTGGACGAGATGTGGAGCAAGTGCAGCATCGCCAAGTCGAAGAACATGGGCTGCTACGCCGGCCAGTTCTCCAAGTACGAGGGCCTGACCGTCAACGCGGCCGAGGCGATCAACACCGCCGGCGGCAAGATCGTCGACGACCAGGGCAAGCCGACCGTGGACTCCCAGGAGTCCCGCAAGGGCCTGCAGATGCTCGCCGACCACTACAAGAACGGCGACATCCCCAAGGAGGCCATCACCTTCCAGGAGGAGCAGGGCCGCCAGGCGTTCGAGGCGGGCAAGCTGCTCTTCCTGCGCAACTGGCCCTACGTCTACAACCTGGCCAAGACCGACGGCTCCTCCGTCGTCAAGGACAAGTTCGGCGTCGCCCCGCTGCCCGGCCTGTCCGGTCCCGGCGCCTCGAGCCTCGGTGGTCACAGCGAGGGCATCAGCGTCTACTCCAAGCACAAGGCCACGGCCTTCGACTTCCTCAAGTTCATCGAGGAGGACGCGCAGCAGAAGTTCTTCATGGAGAAGGGCTCGCTGGCCCCGGTCGTGGCGTCGATCTACGACGACGCGGCGCTGGTCGCGAAGTACCCCTACCTGCCCACGCTGAAGACCTCCATCGAGAACGCGGTCCCGCGTCCGGTGACGCCGTACTACCCGGCGGTCACCACGGCCATCCAGGACAACGCCTACCCCGCCATCAAGGGTGACAAGACCGTGGACCAGGCCATCAAGGACATGCAGGCTGCGATCAAGTCGGCCACCAGCGGCGGCTGATCGACATCGCCGGTGGTGGGGCCGGGTCTCTTGCCCGGCCCCACCACCGGCGCCACACTCCTGCTGGAAGGCATCGTGAACGGTGCCTGGGTGCCACGTCTGGGCAAGGAGGCCCCGCATGAGCACGACTGTTGAGACGGTGACGCGCCCGAGCACGCCGCCGAGCAAGCGCAAGCGCGGAGGCCTGAACGCCGGACAGGGCCGGAGGGGACTGTTCCTCGTCCTCCCGACGATCGTCGTGCTCACGGTGGTCATCGTCTACCCACTGATCAGCGCGGTCATCCTCTCGTTCCAGAAGGACTCCGGCCTCGACAAGGCCACCGGCCTGTTCGTCGAGGGCGGCCCGGCCGGCCTGTCCAACTACACCCACTGGCTGCTGGCCGACTGTGGCACCGGCAGGAGCAGCTGCCCACCGGGCAGCATCGGCTCGCTGTTCTGGCCGGCGCTGACCATCACCCTCTTCTTCACCGTGGTGTCGGTGTCCCTCGAGGTCGTGCTCGGACTGTGGTTCGCCACGATCATGAACCGCGAGTTCCGCGGCCGCGGCCTGGTCCGGGCCGCCATCCTGGTGCCGTGGGCGATCCCCACCGCCGTGACCGCCAAGCTGTGGCTGTTCATCTTCGCCTACGACGGGATCGCCAACCACCTGCTCGGCTTCGTCGGGATATCGCCCCTGTTGTGGACCGGTGACGCCTGGCCGGCGCGGTTCGCGGTCATCATCGCCGACGTCTGGAAGACGACGCCGTTCATGGCGCTGCTCATCCTGGCCGGCCTGCAGCTGATCGGCTCCGACGTCTACGAGGCGGCCCAGATCGACGGGGCCACCCGCTGGCAGACCTTCACCCGGATCACCTTGCCGATGATCAAGGTCCCGTTGATGGTGGCCGTGCTCTTCCGCACCCTCGACGTGCTGCGCATCTTCGACCTGCCGTGGATCCTCACCGGCGGTGGCGGTGGCGACGGCCACGCCACGACGACCTTGTCGATCCTGGTGATCAAGCAGATCCGGGAGGGCTTCCACAGCGCGTCCGCGCTGTCGACCATCGTCTTCCTGATCATCGCGTTCGTCGCGTTCCTGTTCATCCGGTTCGGCGGCGCGGACGTGGTCCAGCGGCCCCCGAAGGGTGCCCGCGGCGACAAGGTGAAGCTGACCGAGAACCCGGCTGTCGAAGCCGTCGCGGAAGGGAACTGACGTCATGACTGCCACCACGGGCACCGCGCCCGGCACCACCACCAGCGACGTCGCCCACGCGCACCACGTCAAGAGCGAGCGGTGGAAGAACACCCGGGCCTATGCCGGCCTCGCGCTCATCGTCATCTGGGGCCTGGCGCCCTTCTACTGGATGATCGTCACGGCGTTCCGCGACGTGGGCTACACCTTCGACACGACGCCGTGGCCGACCCACGTCACGCTGGACAACTTCAAGACGGCGTTCTCGACCGACCGCGGCAACCACTTCGCGCAGGCCCTCGGCAACAGCGTCATCATCGGCGTGGTGACCACCGTGCTGGCGATGCTCGTCGGCGTGTTCGCCGCCTACGCCCTGTCGCGGCTGCACTTCCGCGGCAAGTACCTCGTGCTCGGTTTCATCCTGGGCGCGTCGATGTTCCCCGGCGTGGCGCTCGTGTCGCCGCTGTTCCAGCTGTTCTCCTCGCTGGGCTGGCTGACCGGTGCGAACTACCAGGCACTGATCATCCCGGACATCTCCTTCGCCCTGCCGCTCACGGTCTACACCCTGACGGCGTTCTTCTCGGAGATGCCGTGGGAGCTCGAGGAGTCGGCGCGGATGGACGGCTGCACGCAGGGCCAGGCCTTCCGCAAGATCATGCTGCCGCTCGCGGCGCCGGGCCTGTTCACGACCGCGATCCTGGCGTTCATCAGCGCGTGGAACGAGTTCCTGCTCGCCTCACAGTTCGCCACCTCGACGACCCAGCCGGTCACCGTCGCCATCGCGAACTTCGCCGGCGCCCAGCCGCACCAGGAGCCCTACACCACCGTCATGGCGGCAGGCACCATCGTCACGGTCCCCCTCATCATCATGGTGCTGTTCTTCCAGCGCGCGATCGTCTCCGGCCTGACCGCCGGAGGCGTCAAGGGCTGAGGCCAGGGCCATGGGGATCTTCAACCCCGGGGGTGGCACGGGCAGCCACCCCCGGGCCAGGGCCGAGCGGCTCGAGCTGCTCATGGGCCTCCTCGGCTTCTTCACGCTCATGGCCTTCATCCAGACGCTGGTGCTGGAGCTGCGCGGCCAGAACGCGGTCGGCGCGGCCCTGCTGCTCGCCGGCCTCGTCGCGGCGCTCTACCTGGCCTGGCGGGCACGGCGCAAAGTCAAGCTCTAGGCGGGGGATGCCATGAGCACCATCCACGACGTCGCGAAAGCCGCGGGGGTGTCCGTCTCCACCGTGTCGCGTGCGCTGCGCGGCCTGGACCGGGTGAGCCCGCAGACCCGGGACCGGGTGGCCAAGGCCGCCCTCGACCTGCGTTACGTCGCGTCCCCGACCGCCTCGTCGCTGGCCTCCGGACGCACCCGGGTCGTGGCCGTGGTGGTGCCCTTCCTCACCCGCTGGTTCTTCGCCACGCTGATCAGCGGCATCGAGAAGGCCCTGCGCAGGCAGGGCCACCACGTGCTGCTCGTCGACCTCGAGGGCGAGTCGTACGACAGCCGGCTGCGGCTGAGCCAGGACATGCTCTGGAAGCGGGTCGACGGCGTCATCGTGCTCAACACGCCCCTGGACGAGCAGGAGCAGGCCCTCATCGACAGCCTGGGCCTGCCGGTGATCACCATCGGCAACCGCATCCGCGACTGGCCCTGCGTGCGGATCGACGACCGGGCGGCGATGGGCGTCGCGGTCCGCCACGTCCTCGACCTCGGCCACACCCGGATCGCCTACGTCGGAGCGGTGGAACAGGGCACCTCCATGCTGCAGACCCCGCGCGAGCGCGCGGAGACCTTCCTGACCACCCTGGCCGAGCGCGGACTGCGGTGCCCACCCACGTGGGTGGTGGGCTCGGACTGGACGGCGGCGGGCGCGGCGCGCGACGTCGCCGCCCTCCTGCGGGCCCGGTCCCGGCCCACGGCCGTCGTCGCCGCGTCGGACGAGATGGCGTTCGGGGTCATGGCGGCCGCCCGGCGGGCCGGCCTGTCGGTGCCCGGGGACCTGTCCGTGGTCGGCATCGACGACCACGTGCTCGCGGAGGTGCTCGACCTGACCACCGTGCGGCAGGACGTCCCACACCAGGGGCAGCGCGCGGCCGAGCTGCTGCTCGGCCGGCTGCTCGACGGCTCGGTCACTCCGCCGCCCGGTGACGAGGTGGTCCCGGTCCAGCTCGTCGTGCGCGGCTCCACCGCCGCGCCGGTCCGGGCCGCGCGCCGGGGCGGCACCTCACGCGCCGCGAGCGCCTGAGGTCCGCCCCGCCCTCAGCGGTGGGCGTCGATGAAGCCCAGGATCTGCGTCCACGCGTCGGCGCACGCCTCGGCCCACTCCTCGAAGGACCGGTCGAAGAACGAGTGCGGGGCCCCCTCGTAGACCTTCGTCGTGTGGTCCTTGCCCGCCCGGGTCAGCGCGTCGTCGAAGGCCATCGTCTCCTCCAGCGGGATGCCCTTGTCAGCACCGGCGACCAGCAGCAGCAACGGCGAGTCGATCGCGTGCAGCACCTCCATGGCCGTGGACGGCCGCCCGTAGAAGCCGATCGAGCCGGCCGGGTGCAGGGCCGTGCCCGCGAGCCGCCAGGAGTGGCCGCCGAACAGGCAGAAGCCCAGCGTGAAGATCGGGTCCTGGCTGCGCTCCCGAAGGCGCGCGGCGGCGGCCGAGGCGTCGGCCAGGACGTGCTCGGGGTGCAGGGCCTTGGCGTGCGGCAGGTACTCGAAGTCGTCATCGCGCGCAGTCGGGCCGGCGCTGCGGGCGTAGGGGTCGATCGCCACCGTGTCCAGGCCGGCCTCGGCGCAGCGCAGCGCGAGGTCGGTGTAGTACGGGTGCAGCCCACGGATGTCCGGCAGCAGCACGAGGCTGGCGCCGCGACGGGTCACCGGCTGGGCGTCGAACGCCGCGAAGCGGGTGCCGTCGGCCGAGGTCAGCTCGACCGGGCCGTGCTCGCCGATCTCACTGGACTTCGGGGGTGCCGGGGGACGCTGGTCGCTGGAGAAGCACATGCGCCCAGTCTGCGGGCTCGATCCCTGCCGGGCCACCGCTGGTGAGGTATGCCGCGCCGGCGCCGCCGCGGCATACCTCACCGGTCGCGGGCGGCCGGATCTGTCCGGCCCCCCGCGGTGGCTCAGACGTCGATCCGCTCGCGGTCCAGTGCCGTGGCCGAGTCGATGATGAAGTCCTTGCGCGGCGCGACGTCGTTGCCCATGAGCAGGTCGAAGACCCGCTCGGCCATCTCGGCGTCCTTGAGCGTCACCCGGCGCAGGGTGCGGTGGCGCGGGTCCATCGTGGTCTCGGCCAGCTGGTCGGCGTCCATCTCGCCGAGGCCCTTGTAGCGCTGCATCGGCTGCTTGATCTTGCGGCCCTTCTTCTCCAGCGCCGTGACCGTCCGGCGCATCTCACCCTCGTTGTAGGTGTAGATGAGCTCGTTCTTCTTGCCGCCGGGGTTGACGACCTCGATGCGGTGCAGCGGCGGCACGGCGGCGTAGACCCGGCCCGCCTCGACGAGCGGTCGCATGTAGCGGAAGAACAGGGTCAGCAGCAGGGTGCGGATGTGGGCGCCGTCGACGTCGGCGTCGGTCATGATGATGACCTTGCCGTAGCGGGCCGCCTCGAGGTCGAACGAGCGTCCCGACCCGGCGCCGATGACCTGGATGATCGCGGCGCACTCGGCGTTCTTGAGCATGTCCGCGACCGAGGCCTTCTGGACGTTGAGGATCTTGCCCCGGATCGGCAGCAGCGCCTGGTGGTCGGAGGACCGGGCCAGCTTGGCCGTGCCGAGCGCGCTGTCACCCTCGACGATGAACAGCTCGGAGCGGTCCACGTCGGAGGTGCGGCAGTCGGCCAGCTTGGCCGGCAGCGAGGAGGTCTCCAGCGCGTTCTTGCGCCGCTGGGTCTCCTTGTGCAGCCGCGCGCTGATCCGCGACTTCATCTCGGCGACGACCTTCTCCAGCAGCAGCGCCGCCTGGGCCTTCTCGCCACGCTTGGTCGAGGTGAGCAGGGCGGTCAGCTCCTTCTCGACCACCTTGGTCACGATCGCCCGCACGGCCGAGGTGCCGAGGACCTCCTTGGTCTGGCCCTCGAACTGGGGCTCGGCCAGGCGCACCGTCACCACGGCGGTCAGCCCGGCGAGGATGTCGTCCTTCTCGGGCTTGTCCTGGCCGACCTTGAGCCGCCGGGCGTTGACCTCGAGCTGCTTGCGGAAGACCTTCATCAGGGCCTGCTCGAACCCGGCCATGTGGGTGCCGCCCTTGGGCGTGCTGATGATGTTGACGAAGGAGACGACCTTGGTGTCGTAGCCGGTGCCCCAGCGCAGCGCGATGTCGACGCCGCACTCACGCTCGACCTCGGTCGGGGTCATGTGCCCCTTGTCGTCCAGGACGGGCACGGTCTCCTTGAAGTGGCCCGAGCCCTGCAGCCGCCACACGTCGGTCACGGCCGGGTCGGCGGCCAGGAAGTCGGTGAACTCGCTGATGCCGCCGTCGTGCTGGAAGCGCTCCTCGTGGGGGCCGTGCTCCCCCGGCGTGCCCGGCACCCCGCGCTCGTCGCGGATGACGATGGCCAGGCCGGGGATGAGGTAGGAGGTCTGGCGGGCGCGGCCGATCAGCTCGTCGTAGACGAAGGCGGCGTCCTTGAGGAAGATCTGCCGGTCGGCCCAGTAGCGGATGCGGCAGCCCGTGCGCCCGCGCGCCGCCTTGCCGACGATGCGCAGCTCGCTGTTGTCCACGAACGGGGTGAACTCGGCGGCCGCCGACTTGTCCCCGTTGCGGTCGGCGAACACGCCCGGCTCGCCGCGGTGGAAGCTCATCGCGTAGGTCTTGCCGCCACGGTCGACCTCGACGTCGAGGCGCTCGGACAGGGCATTGACCACCGAGGCACCCACGCCGTGGAGGCCACCGGAGGCGGTGTAGGAGCCGCCGCCGAACTTGCCACCGGCATGCAGCTTGGTGAAGACCACCTCGACACCGGTCAGGCCGGTGCGGGGCTCCACGTCGACGGGGATGCCTCGGCCGTTGTCACGGACCTCGACCGAGCCGTCGGCCAGGAGGATGACCTCGATCTGGTCGCCGAAGCCGCCCAGCGCCTCGTCGACGGCGTTGTCGATGATCTCCCACAGGCAGTGCATGAGGCCGCGGGAGTCGGTCGAGCCGATGTACATGCCGGGGCGCTTGCGCACCGCCTCCAGTCCCTCGAGGACCTGCAGGTGGCGGGCGGTGTAGTCGCTGGCGGCGCTCTTGACGGCGGTCTTGGTGGCGGTCTTGGTGGCGGTGGCCACGGGGTGGGATTCCCTTCGATGGTGCCGGTCCCCCGGCCCCGGGCCGGGTTTCTGCTTGGCTGCAGGCTAGCCTCCTCCACCGACGCACCCACGTCAGGCACGCGGCATACCGGCTTGTTCCGGCACTCGTGCGCTGACAGCGGAATCGGCCCATGAGATGACCCACACCGGCGTGCCCCTGCCCGGCGGGAACGAACTGGCGTGCTTCACTGTTGGAACCGGCGCAGACGGGATGACCCGGAGGCAGGCCGGCAGCCGGAGGGCTCCGAACCACCAGTGGGTGCGGAGGACCAACGGACGCCGACACCGCACCGGGCGCCCACTACGACGTAAGGAAGGCAGACGTGACCACTGCACTGGCACCGACTCTGACCGCGGCCGACCGCTGCGACCGCTGTGGCGCCCAGGCCTACATTCGCGCCCGCCTCACCGCTGGCGGCGAGCTGCTCTTCTGCGCCCACCACGGGCGGGAGCACCTGGCCAAGCTGAAGGACATCTCCATCGAGATCCAGGACGAGAGCGACCGCCTCGTCGAGACCTCCCCGATGGCTGCGCCCGACGAGCGCTGACCCCGGCCGGCAGGCCCCCGGCCCATGCAGCCCGTGACCCTGCTCGCGGGCGTCCTGGTGCTGCTGGGCCTGCTCGGCATCGTCGTACCGCTCCTGCCCGGGCTGCCGCTGGTCTGGGCAGGAGCGTTGTTGTGGGCGGTCTCGGTGCACACCGTCGGAGCGTGGCTCGTGCTCGGCCTGGTGTCCGCCCTGGCCGTGCTCGGCATGGTGCTCAAGTACGTCCTGCCGGGCCGTCACCTGCAGTCCAGCAGCGTGGGCACGCCCACCATGCTCGCCGGCGTCGCCGTGGGTGTGGTGGGCTTCTTCGTGGTCCCGGTGGTCGGCGGCGTGCTCGGCTTCGTGCTGGGGATCTTCCTGGCCGAGCTGCTGCGGTTGCGCTCGACGGCGGCCGCCTGGCCGTCCACGGTCACGGCGCTCAAGGCGGTCGGGCTGGGCGTGCTGGTCGAGCTCGCAGCCGGGTTCGCCATGGCGGGGACCTGGGTGGTCGGCCTGCTCACCGTCGGCTGAGGCCGGGCCGCGACCTCACCGGGACGCGACGCATCTGACCACTGTCCCGAGGGCCACCGCGGCAGGTCACCGCCGGTTGGTCAGCTCCAGTCGTTGCGACGCTTGTCCCAGCGCTGCTCGAGGCGCTGCATGAACGTCTGGCCGGAGCGGGCCTTGCGGGCCTTGGACGACGAGGTCGCGGCCGGGCGGATGCTGCCGTCCGGGGCGACCGAGCCCAAGGTGGCCTTGGTCCGTGGCGGGGTGCTGGCGTAGACCGCCCCGCCGATCATCAGCGCGAAGCCGATCGCGCCGATCCATACCGCCTGCATGACCCCGAGCACGACCAGGCCGAGGCCGACGACCACCGCCGCGACCCCGAGGATGATGCGCCGACGCATACGGGCGCGGGCGATGGAGCCCTGCATCTGCGAGGCGAACTTCGGGTCCTCGGCATACAGCGCTTGCTCCATCTGCTGCAGCAGATGCTGCTCGTGCTCTGAGAGCGGCACCTTCGACCTCCCGTGCGCTCGCTTCGATGAGGAAGACGCTTGGCGATCCGAAAACGTTTCCTCCGGGCGGGATCCGGACGGGCATGTTCTTCTCGCTGTGGTTCAGGATATGTCCCCGCGCAGCGTTGTGGTACCCGGCCTTCAGTCCCGGGCTGAGGGACCTGTGTCACGGGCCGGCGGGGGGACCTCCCCGGGCCGGGGCCCGGGCGCCGCGGCCGTCGGGGCGGGCGTCTGCTCCCGTCGACCGGGCGTCCCGGACCAGGCTGGCCGGGCGGACCGCACCCGCCCCGAACCGGGCACTGGCCCGGTCGACGG is a genomic window containing:
- a CDS encoding DNA gyrase/topoisomerase IV subunit A; protein product: MARRSSTPSGEEQDFQERILDIDVEEEMQGAFLEYAYSVIYSRALPDARDGLKPVQRRILYGMSELGLRPDRGHVKSSRVVGEVMGKYHPHGDGAIYDALVRMAQPFTMRLPLVDGHGNFGSLDDGPAASRYTEARLAPAALLMTGSLDEETVDFVPNYDDQLLQPGVLPAAYPNLLVNGASGIAVGMATSMPPHNLVEVIGAARHLIANPQCSLDDLMKFVPGPDLPGGGKIVGLEGIRDAYLNGRGTFRTRATTRIENVTPRKKGIVVTELPYLVGPEKVIEKIKDNVQSKKLQGISDVKDLTDRKHGLRLVIEVKNGFNPEAVLEQLYKLTPMEDSFGINNVALVDGQPRTLGLKDLLRVYVDFRTDVVRRRSAYRLRKREERLHLVEGLLIAILDIDEVIQVIRSSEDAAVAKDRLMEVFDLSDPQATYILDLQLRRLTKFSRVELETEKAELERQIEALRAILGDEKLLLKTVSSELADVAKAHGTPRRTVLLESAGTPLTASSPLEVSDDPCWVLLSSTGLMARTTTADPLSNEGGRHKHDAVVATVRTTARGYVGLVTSRGRMIRLSALELPTLPPTNGAPSLSGGAPLAAFVDLPRGEEPLTLVSLREDSPGIALGTALGVVKRVTTDYPGNKDDWEVISLKDGDAVVGAVELTTGQEDLVFLTNVAQLLHFSAAVVRPQGRPAGGMAGIKLAGDERVVFFGAVDPAADNVVVTSAGSSGALPGTEAGSLKVTPYAEYPAKGRATGGVRAHRFLRGEDTLLLAWVGAVPARAAAANGVAVDLPPATGKRDGSGTPAPTPIAAIAPAFPAGPADQEPGAAVPAEAELPPGDGEGE
- a CDS encoding sucrase ferredoxin — encoded protein: MTEAPSGHGHSAPGACSVLWDQAHAPAPGTAAQARFWVALEQPGPWGREAATQSHLDPDVGAGLDRLCAEHGGRLLLIRRPGTHADRRGSEGQRVYVAGGLTDRPWLLEADLDLPSQLGRLPWPALAAGDIDIVLDAVPELEEASDPVLLVCTNSRRDVCCALRGRPVALAAAQARPGRVWECSHTGGHRFAPTGVLLPWGQTLARLDEDLAVEVLDAAERGELPAAALGPWHDRGRSVLEPPAQAVEAALREQLGELDLIALSTSAEPDPEDSTAWRCTVSHRDGRCWSVRVERLMGDHLPESCGKAPVATWSWRVGPASLV
- a CDS encoding ABC transporter substrate-binding protein, with the translated sequence MAHDTRRRRARVAFAAAATVALVTAGCSSGSSSSSSSAQAGASSRGPITFVTGKDNSNVWAPTIAKWNSAHPNEKVTLKEQTDQADQQHDDIVQHMQAKDPSYDIVTVDVVWTAEFAAKGWLVPLKGQFAMDTSKLLKPTVVAATYNNTLYAAPFASDGGLLYYRKDLVPTPPKTLDEMWSKCSIAKSKNMGCYAGQFSKYEGLTVNAAEAINTAGGKIVDDQGKPTVDSQESRKGLQMLADHYKNGDIPKEAITFQEEQGRQAFEAGKLLFLRNWPYVYNLAKTDGSSVVKDKFGVAPLPGLSGPGASSLGGHSEGISVYSKHKATAFDFLKFIEEDAQQKFFMEKGSLAPVVASIYDDAALVAKYPYLPTLKTSIENAVPRPVTPYYPAVTTAIQDNAYPAIKGDKTVDQAIKDMQAAIKSATSGG
- a CDS encoding carbohydrate ABC transporter permease — its product is MSTTVETVTRPSTPPSKRKRGGLNAGQGRRGLFLVLPTIVVLTVVIVYPLISAVILSFQKDSGLDKATGLFVEGGPAGLSNYTHWLLADCGTGRSSCPPGSIGSLFWPALTITLFFTVVSVSLEVVLGLWFATIMNREFRGRGLVRAAILVPWAIPTAVTAKLWLFIFAYDGIANHLLGFVGISPLLWTGDAWPARFAVIIADVWKTTPFMALLILAGLQLIGSDVYEAAQIDGATRWQTFTRITLPMIKVPLMVAVLFRTLDVLRIFDLPWILTGGGGGDGHATTTLSILVIKQIREGFHSASALSTIVFLIIAFVAFLFIRFGGADVVQRPPKGARGDKVKLTENPAVEAVAEGN
- a CDS encoding carbohydrate ABC transporter permease, whose product is MTATTGTAPGTTTSDVAHAHHVKSERWKNTRAYAGLALIVIWGLAPFYWMIVTAFRDVGYTFDTTPWPTHVTLDNFKTAFSTDRGNHFAQALGNSVIIGVVTTVLAMLVGVFAAYALSRLHFRGKYLVLGFILGASMFPGVALVSPLFQLFSSLGWLTGANYQALIIPDISFALPLTVYTLTAFFSEMPWELEESARMDGCTQGQAFRKIMLPLAAPGLFTTAILAFISAWNEFLLASQFATSTTQPVTVAIANFAGAQPHQEPYTTVMAAGTIVTVPLIIMVLFFQRAIVSGLTAGGVKG